A region from the Melanotaenia boesemani isolate fMelBoe1 chromosome 11, fMelBoe1.pri, whole genome shotgun sequence genome encodes:
- the ykt6 gene encoding synaptobrevin homolog YKT6, producing the protein MKLYSLSVLYKGATKANLLKAAYDLSSFSFFQRSSVQEFMTFTSALIVERSSQGSRASVKEQEYLCHVYVRNDNLSAVVIADTEYPQRVCFTLLDKVLEEFSKQVDSIDWPSGNPDTINYKALDIHLSKYQNPREADAMTKVQAELDETKIILHNTMESLLERGEKLDDLVAKSEHLGNQSKAFYKTARKQNSCCEVM; encoded by the exons ATGAAGCTTTACAGCCTAAGCGTCCTCTACAAAGGAGCGACCAAAGCCAATCTTCTTAAAGCGGCCTATGACCTGTCCTCCTTTAGCTTCTTCCAGCGCTCCAG TGTTCAGGAGTTTATGACTTTCACCAGTGCCTTGATTGTTGAACGATCATCTCAAGGAAGTCGTGCCTCTGTCAAAGAACAAG AGTACCTGTGTCATGTTTATGTCAGAAATGACAACTTGAGTGCTGTGGTGATTGCAGATACTGAGTACCCACAGAGGGTCTGTTTCACCTTGCTTGACAAG GTATTAGAGGAGTTCTCCAAACAAGTGGACAGTATAGATTGGCCTTCTGGTAACCCTGACACAATAAACTATAAAGCCCTGGACATTCACCTTTCAAAATACCAG AACCCCAGGGAAGCTGATGCAATGACCAAAGTGCAGGCGGAGCTGGATGAGACAAAGATAATTTTG CACAACACCATGGAAAGTCTGctggaaagaggagaaaaactaGATGATCTTGTGGCAAAGTCGGAGCACTTGGGAAACCAATCCAAAGCCTTCTACAAGACT GCACGGAAACAAAACTCATGCTGTGAAGTCATGTGA
- the gck gene encoding hexokinase-4, with translation MPCISSHLDQLVKTPYSYNAVVEKIYMVEQILSEFRLNKEDLKEVMERMQREMDRGLRLETHEEASVKMLPTYVCSTPEGSEVGDFLALDLGGTNFRVMLVKVGEDEERSFKVETKHQMYSIPEDAMTGTAEMLFDYIAECMSDFLDKHHIKHKKLPLGFTFSFPVRHEDIDKGILLNWTKGFKASGAEGNNVVGLLRDAIKRRGDFEMDVVAMVNDTVATMISCYYEDRSCEVGMIVGTGCNACYMEEMRTVELVEGEKGRMCVNTEWGAFGDNGELEDFRLEYDRVVDESSINPGQQLYEKLISGKYMGELVRLVLMKLVNEDLLFNGEASEKLKTRGSFETRFVSQVESDSGDRKQIYNILSSLDVLPSELDCDIVRLVCESVSTRSAHMCGAGLAGVINRMRERRNEEAMKITVGVDGSVYKLHPCFRDRFHKVVRELSPLCKITFIQSEEGSGRGAALISAVACKMAAYTLTQ, from the exons ATGCCTTGTATCAGCTCTCATCTTGACCAGCTTGTGAAGACACCTTACAGCTACAATGCTGTGGTTGAAAAAATCTACATG GTGGAGCAGATCTTGTCAGAGTTCAGGCTGAATAAAGAGGACCTAAAAGAAGTCATGGAGAGGATGCAACGTGAAATGGACAGAGGACTGCGTTTAGAGACGCATGAAGAGGCCAGTGTCAAAATGCTTCCAACTTACGTCTGCTCCACTCCTGAGGGATCAG AGGTGGGTGATTTCTTGGCTCTGGACCTGGGGGGGACAAACTTCCGTGTTATGCTTGTGAAAGTGGGTGAAGATGAGGAGAGGAGCTTTAAGGTGGAAACAAAGCATCAAATGTACTCCATCCCTGAAGATGCCATGACCGGCACTGCTGAAATG TTATTTGACTACATAGCAGAGTGTATGTCAGACTTTTTGGACAAACACCACATCAAGCACAAGAAGCTTCCTTTGGGCTTTACCTTCTCCTTTCCAGTACGACATGAGGACATTGACAAG GGAATCCTGCTCAACTGGACCAAAGGCTTCAAGGCTTCTGGAGCAGAAGGAAACAATGTTGTGGGTTTGCTCAGAGATGCTATCAAGAGACGAGGG GACTTTGAGATGgatgttgttgccatggtgaatgaCACAGTAGCCACCATGATTTCCTGCTATTATGAGGATCGCAGCTGTGAAGTTGGAATGATTGTTG GTACTGGCTGTAATGCATGTTATATGGAAGAGATGAGGACCGTGGAGCTGGTGGAAGGAGAGAAAGGTCGGATGTGTGTGAACACAGAGTGGGGGGCTTTTGGAGACAATGGAGAGCTGGAAGACTTCAGACTGGAGTATGACAGAGTGGTGGACGAATCCTCCATTAACCCCGGACAGCAACT ATATGAGAAGCTGATCAGTGGGAAGTACATGGGGGAGCTGGTGAGGCTTGTTCTGATGAAGTTGGTAAATGAAGACCTACTGTTTAATGGCGAAGCCTCCGAGAAGCTGAAGACACGTGGCAGCTTTGAGACACGCTTTGTATCCCAGGTGGAGAG tgaCTCTGGGGACAGAAAACAAATCTACAATATCCTGTCTTCACTGGATGTTCTTCCCTCAGAACTGGACTGTGACATTGTGCGTCTAGTCTGTGAGAGCGTTTCTACTCGTTCTGCTCATATGTGCGGTGCAGGGCTCGCTGGTGTGATCAATAGGATGCGGGAGCGACGCAATGAAGAAGCCATGAAGATCACAGTTGGAGTAGACGGCTCTGTCTACAAGTTGCATCCATG TTTCCGTGACAGGTTCCACAAAGTTGTCAGGGAACTCTCTCCTCTCTGCAAAATCACCTTCATCCAGTCGGAGGAGGGAAGTGGTCGTGGAGCAGCTCTCATCTCAGCAGTGGCCTGCAAGATGGCTGCATACACGCTGACACAGTAA
- the myl7 gene encoding myosin regulatory light chain 2, atrial isoform, which yields MASKKASNKRQRGAQKSCSNVFSMFEQSQIQEFKEAFGCIDQDRDGVIKKQDLKETYAQLGKLNVKDEELEEMLNEGKGPINFTVFLTLFGEKLNGTDPEDTILAAFKLFDPNATGFVNKDEFKRLLMNQADKFSADEVDQAFSVAPIDPAGNIDYKSLCYIITHGDEKEES from the exons ATG GCAAGTAAGAAGGCCTCCAATAAGAGACAAAGGGGAGCCCAGAAATCCTGCTCCaatgttttctccatgtttgaGCAGTCACAGATACAGGAATTCAAGGAG GCATTCGGTTGCATTGACCAAGACAGAGATGGTGTTATTAAAAAGCAAGACCTAAAGGAGACCTATGCTCAGTTGG GGAAACTTAACGTCAAAGATGAAGAATTGGAAGAGATGTTGAATGAAGGGAAGGGTCCCATCAACTTTACAGTCTTCTTGACCCTTTTTGGGGAGAAACTTAATG gTACCGATCCTGAAGACACCATACTTGCTGCCTTCAAACTTTTTGATCCTAATGCAACAGGCTTTGTCAACAAGGatga GTTTAAACGACTACTCATGAACCAGGCGGATAAATTCAGTGCAGatgag GTGGATCAGGCCTTCTCTGTTGCTCCTATCGACCCAGCTGGGAACATTGACTACAAGTCACTCTGCTACATCATCACACACGGGGATGAGAAGGAAGAATCCTAA
- the agpat9l gene encoding glycerol-3-phosphate acyltransferase 3-like: MDDFWAGVLWAVKIWLYLIVSLIMFPAMFGFSLGISETYMTILVKTLEWATLMQKTKTEEQTIKASSNGLIQREDGSMEKELEELRRSRPKPSVGGDFTLSDSFYFTRRGIESIVDDEVTQRFSSEELVSWNLLTRTNNDFEYISLKLTLVYGLGIFVRYCILAPLRITLAGIGLSWLVIGTSAVGLLPNWRIKFWLSEWVHVMCYRICARGLSATIRYHNRENRPKKGGICVANHTSPIDIVILCNDGCYAMVGQVHGGLMGVIQRAMVRSCPHVWFERAEMKDRHLVTKRLKDHVNDKTKLPILIFPEGTCINNTSVMMFKKGSFEIGATIYPVAIKYDLKFGDAFWNSSKYSMVSYLLRMMTSWALVCNVWYLPAMHQQEGEDAVQFANRVKSAIARQGGLVDLQWDGGLKRAKVKETFKEQQQKKYSSMVVGDDSSNSD; this comes from the exons ATGGATGACTTTTGGGCAGGAGTCCTTTGGGCAGTGAAGATTTGGCTGTATCTCATTGTCAGCCTCATCATGTTCCCAGCAATGTTTGGATTCTCTCTGGGCATCTCTGAGACCTACATGACCATCCTGGTCAAAACTTTAGAG TGGGCCACTCTGATGCAGaagacaaagacagaagaaCAAACAATCAAGGCTTCTTCTAATG gtcTCATTCAGAGGGAAGATGGCTCTATGGAGAAAGAGTTAGAGGAACTTAGACGCAGTAGGCCCAAACCATCAGTGGGTGGTGACTTTACCCTCAGCGACAGTTTCTATTTCACCAGACGGGGAATTGAGAGCATTGTAGACGATGAG GTGACTCAGCGGTTTTCCTCCGAGGAGCTGGTGTCATGGAACTTACTGACTCGCACCAACAATGATTTTGAGTACATAAGTCTCAAGCTGACACTGGTCTATGGCCTCGGTATCTTTGTGAGATACTGCATCCTTGCCCCACTCAG GATTACACTTGCCGGCATTGGCCTGAGCTGGCTGGTAATAGGAACATCTGCAGTTGGATTACTTCCAAACTGGAG GATAAAGTTCTGGCTCAGTGAGTGGGTCCATGTGATGTGCTACAGAATCTGTGCCCGAGGACTCTCAGCTACTATTCGCTATCACAACAG agaaaataggCCTAAAAAAGGAGGAATCTGTGTTGCCAATCACACCAGTCCTATTGACATTGTGATCCTCTGCAACGATGGCTGTTATGCTATG GTGGGGCAGGTTCATGGAGGACTGATGGGGGTTATTCAGAGAGCCATGGTAAGGTCTTGTCCTCATGTCTGGTTTGAAAGAGCAGAGATGAAAGATCGCCATCTAGTGACCAAAAG GTTGAAGGATCATGTTAATGACAAGACAAAGCTTCCCATATTGATTTTTCCAGAGG GAACCTGCATCAACAACACATCTGTTATGATGTTTAAAAAGGGAAGTTTTGAAATTGGAGCAACAATATATCCAGTTGCCATTAAG TATGACCTAAAGTTTGGAGATGCTTTCTGGAACAGCTCCAAGTACAGCATGGTGAGTTACCTGCTGAGGATGATGACGAGCTGGGCCCTTGTCTGCAACGTCTGGTACCTGCCGGCCATGCACCAGCAG GAGGGGGAGGATGCTGTCCAGTTTGCCAACAGAGTGAAGTCGGCCATTGCTCGCCAGGGAGGGCTGGTAGATCTACAGTG GGATGGAGGCCTAAAGAGGGCGAAGGTGAAGGAAACGTttaaagagcagcagcagaagaagtaTAGCTCCATGGTGGTGGGGGATGACAGCAGCAACAGTGACTGA